In Campylobacter sp. 2014D-0216, the following proteins share a genomic window:
- the rseP gene encoding RIP metalloprotease RseP produces the protein MKSYLFLLLILAIGFKFYSFSFLVTLLVISFLIFFHELGHFLAAKHMKVDVEIFSIGFGKAIFKKTYKNTEYRLSALPLGGYVKLKGQDDLNPGEKNYEPNSYNTLSPLARIYILFAGPFFNFFLAFLLYIAIGFLGVQKLAPIIGSIAPNSAAEKANLQVGDTIMAINGVAIQSFEEISKLVHAKTTILDIKRDGTLIKVTLTPQIDEGYNEFYQKVQKPLIGITPKGEFVTIYHQGFTSLKYAYEESMEASLLIFKGLAKIISGELDAKNMGGIITMVDVTSKAANTSIVVLFLITALISINLGVLNLLPVPALDGGHILFNLYEFIFKKEVPKVCFEYLSYFGMALLLALMVFVTYNDLTRFMSNQ, from the coding sequence TTGAAGTCATATTTATTTTTACTACTTATTTTAGCCATAGGATTTAAATTTTATTCTTTTAGTTTTTTAGTTACACTTTTAGTGATATCTTTTTTAATTTTTTTTCACGAGTTAGGACACTTCTTAGCTGCAAAACATATGAAAGTCGATGTAGAAATTTTTAGCATAGGATTTGGAAAAGCTATTTTTAAAAAAACTTATAAAAACACAGAATACCGCTTATCTGCTCTACCTTTAGGTGGTTATGTTAAACTCAAAGGACAAGATGATTTAAATCCTGGTGAAAAAAATTATGAGCCAAATAGCTATAACACCTTAAGCCCTTTAGCTAGAATTTACATACTTTTTGCAGGGCCATTCTTTAACTTCTTTTTGGCTTTTTTACTCTACATAGCCATAGGTTTTTTAGGAGTGCAAAAACTTGCACCTATCATCGGAAGCATTGCACCTAATTCAGCTGCTGAAAAAGCAAATTTACAAGTAGGTGATACGATTATGGCTATCAATGGAGTTGCGATTCAAAGCTTTGAAGAAATCAGTAAATTAGTACATGCAAAAACAACAATACTTGATATAAAACGCGATGGTACCTTGATCAAGGTCACTTTAACACCGCAAATTGATGAGGGTTATAACGAATTTTACCAAAAGGTACAAAAGCCTCTTATTGGTATTACTCCTAAGGGTGAGTTTGTGACTATTTATCATCAAGGTTTTACAAGCTTAAAATACGCCTATGAAGAAAGCATGGAAGCTTCTTTACTAATCTTTAAAGGACTTGCTAAAATTATCAGCGGAGAGTTAGATGCTAAAAACATGGGTGGTATCATTACCATGGTGGATGTTACCTCTAAAGCTGCAAATACAAGCATAGTTGTTTTGTTTTTAATCACTGCTTTAATCTCCATTAATCTTGGAGTGCTTAACCTACTTCCAGTCCCTGCTTTAGATGGGGGACATATCTTATTTAATCTCTATGAGTTCATTTTTAAAAAAGAGGTTCCAAAGGTGTGTTTTGAATACCTAAGCTACTTTGGCATGGCTTTACTTTTAGCTTTAATGGTTTTTGTAACCTACAATGATCTTACTCGTTTTATGAGCAATCAATAA
- the pgsA gene encoding CDP-diacylglycerol--glycerol-3-phosphate 3-phosphatidyltransferase codes for MNLPNALAFIRILLAPILFYLLIHDFENIHPSWVNYFACVVFGIAALTDFFDGYIARTWNQTTKLGAIIDPLADKMLVLAAFLGLLLTHRADPWMVYIILVREFFITGFRVVMVSEKFDVSASFAGKIKTSFQMIAIIFLTMQWPFANTLLFIALILTLYSALEYILAYVKHLKKA; via the coding sequence ATGAATTTACCCAACGCCTTGGCATTTATAAGGATACTATTAGCTCCTATTTTATTTTATTTATTAATTCATGATTTTGAAAATATCCATCCTAGCTGGGTAAATTATTTTGCGTGTGTTGTTTTTGGCATAGCAGCTTTGACTGATTTTTTTGATGGTTATATTGCGCGCACTTGGAACCAAACTACAAAACTTGGCGCCATCATTGATCCTTTAGCAGATAAAATGCTTGTTCTAGCTGCCTTTTTAGGTTTATTACTCACTCATAGAGCTGATCCATGGATGGTTTATATCATCTTAGTTAGAGAGTTTTTTATCACTGGATTTAGAGTGGTGATGGTAAGTGAAAAATTTGATGTGAGTGCTTCTTTTGCAGGTAAAATCAAAACAAGTTTCCAAATGATAGCCATCATTTTTTTAACCATGCAATGGCCATTTGCAAATACCTTGTTATTTATTGCTTTAATATTAACATTATATTCTGCTTTAGAATACATTCTAGCTTATGTAAAACATTTAAAAAAGGCGTAA
- a CDS encoding enoyl-ACP reductase, with protein METFFQNKTLVISGGTRGIGKAIVYEFAKAGANVAFTYNSNADLAQEIVKDLESNYKIKAKAYEFNILEPETYKELFEKIDQDFDRIDFFISNAIISGRAVVGGYTKFMKLKPKGINNIFTATVNAFVVGAQEAAKRMEKIGGGSILSISSTGNLVHIENYAGHGTAKAAVEAMARYAATELGAKNIRVNVVSGGPIDTDALKAFTNYEEVKNATINLSPLNRIGEPQDLAGACLFLCSDKANWITGHTLIVDGGTTFK; from the coding sequence ATGGAGACTTTTTTTCAAAATAAAACTTTAGTAATTAGCGGTGGAACAAGAGGGATTGGCAAGGCTATTGTGTATGAATTTGCAAAAGCAGGAGCTAATGTAGCTTTTACTTATAATTCTAATGCTGACTTAGCTCAAGAAATTGTAAAAGATTTAGAGTCAAATTATAAAATCAAAGCAAAAGCATACGAGTTTAATATACTTGAACCAGAAACTTATAAAGAATTATTTGAAAAAATTGATCAAGATTTTGATAGAATAGATTTTTTCATCTCTAATGCTATCATTTCAGGTCGTGCGGTAGTAGGTGGATATACTAAATTTATGAAACTAAAACCAAAAGGTATCAACAATATCTTTACTGCAACTGTAAATGCTTTTGTTGTGGGTGCTCAAGAAGCAGCCAAAAGAATGGAAAAAATCGGTGGAGGTAGTATATTATCTATTTCTTCTACAGGAAATTTGGTCCATATTGAAAATTATGCTGGACATGGCACTGCAAAAGCAGCGGTTGAAGCTATGGCAAGATACGCTGCAACTGAGCTTGGTGCAAAAAACATCCGCGTAAATGTGGTAAGCGGTGGACCAATTGACACTGATGCACTTAAAGCATTTACAAACTATGAAGAAGTAAAAAACGCAACAATTAATCTTAGTCCACTTAATCGCATCGGTGAACCTCAAGATTTAGCTGGGGCATGTTTATTCCTATGCTCTGATAAAGCAAATTGGATCACAGGTCACACACTAATCGTTGATGGTGGTACCACTTTTAAATGA
- the dapA gene encoding 4-hydroxy-tetrahydrodipicolinate synthase, with the protein MNNKTIIGAMTALITPFKNGKLDEQTYHKLIKRQIANGIDVVVPVGTTGESATLTHEEHRICIEIALDACKGSSCKVLAGAGSNATHEAVSLAKFAQEHGADGILSVTPYYNKPTQEGLYLHYKEIAKSIDIPVLLYNVPGRTGCELQTETIIKLFRDCENIYGVKEASGSIDKCVDLLAHEPRMILLSGEDAINYPILSNGGKGVISVTSNLLPDMISKLTHLALEEKYIEAKKINDELYNINKILFCESNPIPIKAAMYIAGLTPTLEYRLPLCKPSDCNLTKIETVMKNYNIKGF; encoded by the coding sequence ATGAATAACAAAACAATCATAGGTGCAATGACTGCTTTAATTACTCCATTTAAAAATGGAAAATTAGATGAGCAAACATATCACAAGCTTATTAAAAGACAAATCGCAAATGGTATTGATGTGGTAGTACCTGTTGGAACAACCGGAGAAAGTGCGACTTTAACTCATGAAGAGCATAGAATTTGTATAGAAATTGCCCTTGATGCATGCAAAGGAAGCTCTTGTAAGGTTTTAGCGGGTGCAGGAAGCAATGCTACACACGAAGCCGTAAGTTTAGCTAAATTTGCCCAAGAACATGGTGCTGATGGTATTTTAAGTGTTACACCTTATTATAACAAACCCACGCAAGAAGGTTTGTATTTGCACTATAAAGAAATAGCAAAAAGCATTGATATACCTGTATTATTGTATAATGTACCAGGTAGAACAGGATGCGAACTACAAACTGAAACCATTATAAAATTATTTAGAGATTGTGAAAATATTTACGGAGTTAAAGAAGCTAGTGGAAGTATTGATAAATGCGTAGACTTATTAGCACACGAACCTAGAATGATACTTTTAAGTGGCGAAGATGCAATTAATTATCCTATACTTTCAAATGGTGGTAAAGGTGTGATTTCAGTTACTTCAAATTTACTTCCTGATATGATTTCAAAATTAACTCATTTAGCTTTAGAAGAAAAATACATCGAAGCAAAAAAAATTAACGATGAGTTGTATAATATCAATAAAATTTTATTTTGTGAAAGCAATCCTATACCTATTAAAGCCGCAATGTATATAGCAGGGTTGACCCCTACTTTAGAATATCGTTTGCCGCTTTGCAAACCTAGTGATTGTAATTTAACAAAAATAGAAACAGTAATGAAAAACTATAATATAAAAGGATTTTAA
- a CDS encoding M16 family metallopeptidase, which yields MIHYKNTTLENGLEIYTLPVNKKSGVISVDIFYKVGSRNEKMGKSGIAHMLEHLNFKSTKNLKAGEFDEIVKGFGGVDNASTGFDYTHYFIKCSSENLDKSLWLFAELMRNLNLKDDEFQPERDVVLEERRWRTDNNPLGYLYFRLYNHAFLHHPYHWTPIGFFKDIQNWSIEDIKEFHQTFYQPKNAILLVSGDINEEEVFNLAKKHFHDIKNTKAIPIVHEKEPEQDGAKRIILHKESDTQLLALAYKIPAFNHEDMPKLCALSELLGNGKSSLISEILIDKLELINEFYAYASENIDENLFVFICVCNESVQAEDVEKELLKILDDVKNAKFDDTIMEKIKNTVKSDFIFSLSNASSVANIYGSYLARGDLKPLLDYEKNIESLNKDDLIHCAKKYFNANKSTTIILRKGENE from the coding sequence ATGATTCATTATAAAAACACTACCCTTGAGAACGGACTTGAAATTTATACCCTACCTGTTAACAAAAAAAGCGGGGTAATTAGTGTAGATATTTTTTATAAAGTTGGCTCAAGAAATGAAAAAATGGGAAAAAGTGGCATAGCACATATGCTAGAACACTTAAATTTTAAAAGTACTAAAAATTTAAAAGCAGGTGAATTTGATGAGATAGTTAAAGGTTTTGGCGGAGTGGACAACGCAAGCACAGGCTTTGACTACACACATTATTTCATCAAATGCTCCAGTGAAAATTTAGATAAGTCTTTATGGCTTTTTGCAGAATTAATGCGTAATTTAAATCTCAAAGATGATGAATTTCAACCTGAAAGAGATGTAGTTTTAGAAGAAAGACGATGGAGAACTGATAATAACCCTTTGGGTTATTTATACTTTAGGCTATATAACCATGCCTTTTTACACCATCCATACCATTGGACTCCAATAGGATTTTTCAAAGATATACAAAATTGGAGTATAGAAGATATAAAAGAATTTCACCAAACTTTCTACCAACCCAAAAATGCCATCTTGCTTGTAAGTGGTGATATTAACGAAGAAGAAGTTTTTAACCTAGCCAAAAAACATTTTCATGATATTAAAAACACCAAAGCAATTCCTATAGTCCATGAGAAAGAACCTGAACAAGATGGTGCTAAACGCATTATTTTGCACAAAGAAAGCGATACACAATTACTAGCGCTTGCATATAAGATTCCTGCGTTTAATCACGAAGATATGCCAAAACTTTGTGCTTTAAGTGAACTTTTGGGAAATGGAAAAAGCTCTCTTATAAGTGAAATTTTAATCGATAAACTAGAGCTAATCAATGAATTTTATGCTTATGCTAGTGAAAATATTGATGAAAACTTATTTGTATTTATCTGTGTTTGCAATGAGAGTGTTCAAGCTGAGGATGTCGAAAAAGAACTTTTAAAAATTCTCGATGATGTAAAAAATGCTAAATTTGATGATACTATCATGGAAAAAATCAAAAACACTGTAAAAAGTGATTTTATTTTCTCATTAAGCAATGCAAGTAGTGTGGCAAACATTTACGGATCTTATCTTGCAAGAGGAGATTTAAAACCTTTACTTGATTATGAAAAAAATATCGAGAGTCTAAACAAAGATGATTTAATTCATTGTGCTAAAAAATATTTCAATGCAAATAAATCCACCACAATCATCTTAAGAAAGGGCGAAAATGAATAA
- a CDS encoding quinone-dependent dihydroorotate dehydrogenase codes for MTYESLKPLIYKLDPENAHALAEFSMRTLDCIFPGGLSFFAKDYIVNDEALNQEIFNLHFYNPVGLAGGFDKNATMIRPLSALGFGFLEYGTFTPKPQSGNEKPRLFRLVEQESIQNAMGFNNKGKDAIAKAVKKVYPFSIPLVANIGKNKITPNEEAINDYIILLKEFKDLCDLFVINISSPNTKNLRDLQSEEFVSTLFNQAKEITNKPVILKIAPDMNIDSAISLCKSAISAKADGIIMANTSIDYSLIDNARTFGGISGKLITQKSATFFKEVAKEIYQDTVLIASGGIDSAETAYERIKNGASLVQIYTAMIFKGPSIVKNINQGLIELLKQDGFNHISQAIGVNFK; via the coding sequence ATGACTTATGAGAGCTTAAAACCTTTAATATACAAACTAGATCCAGAAAACGCCCATGCTTTAGCTGAATTTAGCATGCGTACTTTAGATTGTATTTTTCCCGGAGGACTTAGTTTTTTTGCAAAAGACTACATAGTAAACGATGAAGCCCTAAACCAAGAAATTTTCAATCTACATTTTTACAATCCAGTAGGTTTAGCAGGTGGATTTGACAAAAATGCAACCATGATAAGACCACTAAGTGCATTAGGTTTTGGATTCTTAGAGTATGGCACTTTTACTCCAAAACCACAAAGTGGCAATGAAAAACCTAGACTTTTTAGGCTAGTTGAACAAGAAAGCATTCAAAATGCTATGGGCTTTAATAACAAAGGCAAAGATGCTATTGCTAAAGCAGTTAAAAAAGTTTACCCTTTTAGTATACCCTTGGTTGCTAATATAGGTAAAAATAAAATCACCCCAAATGAAGAAGCGATCAATGATTATATTATTTTATTAAAAGAATTCAAGGACTTATGTGATTTATTTGTAATCAACATTTCCTCACCAAATACTAAAAATCTAAGAGATTTACAAAGTGAAGAATTTGTAAGCACCTTGTTTAACCAAGCAAAAGAAATCACAAACAAACCAGTCATTTTAAAAATCGCACCAGATATGAATATCGATAGTGCTATATCACTTTGCAAAAGCGCTATTAGTGCAAAGGCAGATGGTATTATTATGGCAAATACTAGCATTGATTATTCTTTGATTGATAATGCAAGAACTTTTGGTGGAATTAGCGGTAAATTAATCACTCAAAAAAGTGCAACCTTCTTTAAGGAAGTAGCAAAAGAAATTTATCAAGATACTGTTTTAATAGCAAGTGGTGGAATAGACAGTGCTGAAACCGCTTATGAGCGTATCAAAAATGGTGCTAGTTTAGTTCAAATTTATACTGCTATGATCTTTAAAGGGCCAAGTATAGTCAAAAATATCAACCAAGGTTTAATCGAACTTTTAAAACAAGATGGCTTTAATCATATCAGTCAAGCTATAGGAGTAAATTTTAAATGA
- a CDS encoding ABC transporter ATP-binding protein, with translation MDKNYKEMKLKEVFNRFKPYYKDYWFYFALAIIGMLLTSGGTAASAYIIEPILNKIFIEKNVELLYYMPLLVILIYVLKNLGAYMQVYYISYVGTDILRRLRELVLGNLLRLDMGFFHKYRSGELISRCTSDIGALQNIVSTIIPEILREGLTAIGLLSVVIYQSPKLAFFALVILPLAIYPLVLFAKKIKKIGRNTQEKNSDLTSRLSEIFSNIELIKASNASKNEMQKFSQTNSEVCKLSLKGIRIEALSSPLMESIGSIGFAVVIIVGGKEVIDGSLSIGSFFSFTTALFMAYTPIKRLSSLYTRLQNAVAASERTFYLTDLEPQIKGGDEKLTENIQNICFKNVSLSYHENKMVLNDVSFSFNRGEILALVGSSGGGKSSIINLLMYFFEKNSGEILINQKDISSFDITSLRENISLVTQNIYIFNDTIAQNIAYAKEYDEARVIEVLKQANAYDFVQELGGIHTELKEHGKNLSGGQKQRIAIARALYKNPQILIFDEATSALDNESEKAIVRTIENLKKDRLILIIAHRLSTIENADKIAVLDKGKIASIGNDTYLMQHCEIYQKLKQKAQKTDQIQANEN, from the coding sequence ATGGATAAAAACTACAAAGAAATGAAACTTAAAGAGGTTTTTAACCGCTTTAAGCCTTACTATAAAGATTATTGGTTTTACTTTGCTTTAGCTATTATAGGCATGCTTTTAACTAGCGGTGGTACAGCTGCTAGTGCTTACATTATAGAGCCGATTTTAAATAAAATTTTTATTGAAAAAAATGTGGAATTGCTTTATTATATGCCTTTATTGGTGATTTTAATTTATGTATTAAAAAACCTTGGTGCCTATATGCAAGTTTATTATATTTCTTATGTTGGAACAGATATTTTAAGAAGATTAAGAGAATTAGTTCTTGGGAATCTCTTACGTTTAGATATGGGTTTTTTCCATAAATACAGAAGCGGAGAGTTAATCAGCAGATGTACTTCTGATATTGGTGCTTTGCAAAATATAGTTTCTACCATAATACCTGAAATTTTAAGAGAAGGTTTAACTGCTATTGGGCTTTTAAGTGTGGTGATTTACCAAAGTCCAAAACTTGCTTTTTTTGCTTTAGTTATCCTACCTTTAGCGATTTATCCTCTTGTTCTTTTTGCAAAAAAGATTAAAAAAATAGGACGCAATACTCAAGAAAAAAATTCTGATCTCACTTCAAGATTAAGTGAAATCTTTTCTAATATAGAACTGATTAAAGCTTCCAATGCAAGCAAAAATGAAATGCAAAAATTCAGCCAAACCAATAGTGAAGTTTGCAAGCTTTCCTTAAAAGGCATCAGAATAGAAGCTTTAAGTAGCCCTTTAATGGAATCTATAGGTTCAATCGGATTTGCAGTGGTGATTATAGTAGGTGGTAAAGAAGTAATTGATGGGAGTTTAAGTATAGGGTCTTTTTTTAGCTTTACCACAGCTTTGTTTATGGCTTATACTCCCATTAAAAGACTTTCTTCACTTTATACAAGATTACAAAATGCAGTAGCAGCAAGCGAAAGAACTTTTTATTTAACTGATTTAGAACCACAAATTAAAGGTGGCGATGAAAAACTTACAGAAAATATCCAAAACATTTGCTTTAAAAATGTCTCTTTGAGTTACCATGAAAATAAAATGGTCTTAAATGATGTAAGTTTTTCTTTTAATAGAGGAGAAATTTTAGCCCTAGTAGGCTCAAGTGGTGGCGGGAAATCCTCCATCATTAATCTTTTAATGTATTTTTTTGAAAAAAATAGTGGTGAAATTTTAATCAACCAAAAAGATATTAGTTCTTTTGATATTACAAGTTTAAGAGAAAATATTTCTTTGGTGACTCAAAATATTTACATATTTAACGATACTATTGCTCAAAACATTGCTTATGCTAAAGAGTATGACGAAGCACGCGTGATAGAAGTTTTAAAACAAGCCAATGCGTATGATTTTGTTCAAGAACTTGGAGGTATACATACTGAATTAAAAGAGCATGGTAAAAATCTCTCAGGTGGACAAAAACAGCGTATTGCTATAGCAAGAGCTTTATATAAAAATCCTCAAATTTTAATTTTTGATGAAGCCACTTCAGCACTTGATAATGAAAGCGAAAAAGCCATTGTAAGAACAATAGAAAATCTAAAAAAAGATCGTTTGATACTCATCATCGCACACAGACTTAGCACAATAGAAAATGCGGACAAAATCGCTGTACTAGACAAAGGCAAAATCGCCTCTATTGGAAACGATACATATTTGATGCAACATTGTGAAATTTATCAAAAACTAAAGCAAAAAGCACAAAAAACTGATCAAATTCAAGCAAATGAAAACTAA
- the cysS gene encoding cysteine--tRNA ligase, with amino-acid sequence MVLFDSVLKKKIKFTPHVANQANIYLCGPTVYDDAHLGHARSSVCFDLLRRVLLANNYKVTFARNYTDIDDKILKKMHESKQSLEDITSFYIKRYEEDMQALNILEPDFKPKATNYIQEMIAYIEKLLKLNLAYQLDDGIYFDTSKDEKYFHLSKRNLEDTQSRLEESVNKKNDSDFVLWKFDENFYPASFGKGRPGWHTECVVMIESIFKDKLDIHAGGIDLLFPHHENEACQCRCKNDYELANFWLHNGFVQINGEKMSKSLGNSFFLKDSLKLFSGEVLRFYLLSVHYRAHFNYALEDLQAAKKRLDKFYRLKKRLNLNAFKDEIISIESEIAKHILDVLNDDLNISKALALLDEFINESNIYLDQNPKDKTYKTQLEKILKELAFIFGLGFVDTIKYFQFGISQEKCQEIEEKITLRNQAKQEKNYALADQIRNDLAKENILLMDTPNGVIWEKNG; translated from the coding sequence ATGGTATTATTTGATAGCGTTTTAAAGAAAAAAATTAAATTTACTCCTCATGTAGCAAATCAAGCAAATATTTACCTTTGTGGCCCTACTGTATACGATGATGCGCATTTAGGACACGCAAGAAGTAGTGTGTGCTTTGATCTTTTAAGAAGAGTTTTATTAGCTAATAACTACAAGGTAACGTTTGCAAGAAATTACACTGATATTGATGATAAAATTTTAAAAAAAATGCATGAAAGCAAGCAAAGCTTAGAAGATATCACTAGCTTTTATATTAAAAGATATGAAGAGGATATGCAAGCGCTTAATATACTAGAGCCTGATTTTAAACCAAAAGCAACAAATTATATTCAAGAAATGATTGCTTACATAGAAAAGCTTTTAAAACTAAACCTAGCCTATCAACTCGATGATGGAATTTATTTTGACACAAGCAAAGATGAAAAATACTTTCATCTTTCTAAAAGAAATTTAGAAGATACCCAATCACGCCTAGAAGAAAGTGTAAATAAAAAAAACGATAGTGATTTTGTTTTATGGAAATTTGATGAGAATTTTTACCCTGCAAGCTTTGGCAAAGGAAGACCGGGCTGGCATACTGAATGTGTTGTAATGATAGAAAGTATTTTTAAAGACAAGCTTGACATTCACGCAGGAGGTATTGATCTACTCTTTCCTCATCATGAGAATGAAGCTTGTCAATGTCGCTGCAAAAATGATTATGAATTAGCTAACTTTTGGCTACACAATGGCTTTGTGCAAATTAATGGTGAAAAAATGAGCAAAAGCTTAGGAAATAGCTTTTTCCTAAAAGATTCTTTGAAACTTTTTAGTGGTGAAGTATTGAGGTTTTATCTTTTAAGCGTACATTATAGAGCACATTTTAATTATGCCTTAGAAGACTTACAAGCTGCAAAAAAGAGATTAGATAAATTTTATCGTTTAAAAAAACGCTTAAATTTAAATGCTTTTAAAGATGAAATAATCAGCATAGAAAGCGAGATAGCTAAACATATTTTAGATGTTTTAAATGATGATTTAAACATCTCTAAAGCATTAGCCTTGCTTGATGAGTTTATCAATGAAAGCAATATCTATCTAGATCAAAACCCTAAAGACAAAACCTACAAAACACAATTAGAAAAAATTCTCAAAGAACTTGCATTTATTTTTGGTCTAGGTTTTGTCGATACTATAAAATATTTTCAATTTGGCATCAGTCAAGAAAAATGTCAAGAAATAGAAGAAAAAATCACTTTACGTAACCAAGCAAAACAAGAAAAAAACTATGCTCTAGCAGATCAAATTCGCAATGATCTAGCTAAAGAAAATATTCTTTTAATGGATACACCAAATGGGGTTATATGGGAGAAAAATGGATAA